One Meriones unguiculatus strain TT.TT164.6M chromosome 5, Bangor_MerUng_6.1, whole genome shotgun sequence DNA segment encodes these proteins:
- the LOC132654229 gene encoding vomeronasal type-1 receptor 44-like translates to MNKASILHTNTNIKITLFSEMSVGISANSILFLFHLCMLIGAHRPKPIYFVIGFLSLTQLLMLLTMGLIAADMFMSQGRWDPTTCKSLFYLHRFLRGLSLCAACLLNVLWTIILSPRSCCLNKFKHKSPHHISCALFLCVLYMSFSSYLLVSNSAVSNSTSDNFMYVTQSCSLLPLSYSRQSTFSTLFVFREAFLISLMALSSGYMVALLCRHMKQAWHLHSTSLSPKASPEQRATWTILLLMSFFVFLCILETVILQTRMKFKDGLLFYFIHILLSHSYATVSPLVFICTEKHIIKIFRSVWDRKVNM, encoded by the coding sequence atgaataaggccagcatactccacactaacacaaatattaaaatcaccttgttctctgaaatgagtgttgggatctcagccaacagcatcctttttctcttccatctctgcaTGCTCATTGGTGCACACAGGCCTAAGCCTATTTATTTCGTCATTGGTTTCTTGTCCCTGACCCAACTACTGATGCTGTTAACTATGGGACTCATAGCTGCAGACATGTTTATGTCTCAGGGGAGGTGGGACCCCACCACATGCAAATCCCTTTTCTATCTACACAGGTTCTTGAGGGGCCTCTCCCtttgtgctgcctgtctgctgaatgtcctctggaccatcatcctcagccctagAAGCTGCTGTTTAAACAAGTTTAAACATAAATCTCCCCATCACATCTCGTGTGCCCTTTTTCTTTGCGTTCTCTacatgtcttttagcagttacctcTTGGTATCAAATAGCGCCGTCTCCAATTCGACCTcagataattttatgtatgttactCAGTCTTGCTCACTTCTACCCCTGAGTTACTCGAGACAAAGCACATTTTCCACACTGTTTGtcttcagggaagcctttcttatcaGTCTCATGgccctctccagtgggtacatggtggctctcttgtgcaggcacatgaagcaggcctggcatcttcacagcaccagcctttctccaaaagcatctcCAGAGCAAAGGGCCACctggaccatcctgctgctcatgagcttctttgtgtttctctgcattttggagACTGTTATCTTGCAAACaagaatgaagttcaaagatgGCTTACTATTCTACTTTATTCATATTCTTCTGTCCCatagctatgccacagtcagtcctcttgtgtttatttgcactgaaaagcatataattaaaatttttaggtCAGTGTGGGACAGGAAAGTAAATATGTGA